The sequence GGATGAGGCAGTTGAGTTTGCCGATGTTTCGATGGAAACCGTGGCTTACCACGCTTACTGGGCGTCCACCGAGCTTGCGCAAGAGCGCGGCACTTACCCAAGCTATAAGGGCAGCTTGTGGGATCGCGGTGTATTGCCACAGGATTCGATTAAATTACTGGCACAAGAGCGCGGTGGCTATCTGGAAATGAATACCGGCTCCAGCCTGGATTGGACCCAGCTGCGCGAGCGCGTTCGTGTGCATGGTATGCGTAATTCAAACTGCCTGGCGATTGCGCCAACCGCCACCATTGCCAACATCATCGGTGTATCGGCGTGTATCGAGCCAACGTACCAAAACTTGTTTGTGAAATCGAACCTGTCGGGTGAGTTCACCGTGGTGAATGAATACCTGGTGCGCGATCTGAAAGAGCGTGGTCTGTGGGATGAAGTGATGATCTCTGATCTGAAATTCTTTGACGGCTCGGTATCTAAAGTAGAGCGCATCCCGCAAGACCTGCGTGATCTCTACGCCACAGCATTTGAAGTGGATCCAAGCTGGCTGGTTGAATGCGCATCGCGCCGCCAGAAGTGGATCGATCAGGGCCAGTCGCTCAACCTGTATCTGGCTGGTGCATCGGGCAAAAAGCTGGATGAGTTGTACAAACTGGCGTGGCTGCGTGGCCTGAAAACCACCTACTACCTGCGCACCATGGCCGCTACCGCAGCAGAAAAATCCACCGGCAGCGGTGGCGAGTTGAATGCCGTGCCAGTGAATGGCGGCTACAGCAGCACAGCAGCCGTTGCAGGCAGCACCGCAGCAGAGCCAGTGATGGCCGCAATCGACGCAGCATTACCTGCAACCGATATGAAATTCTGCTCGATTGATAATCCTGAGTGCGAGAGCTGCCAGTAAGATTTTGTTTCATCTGAATAAGCGCTAATTCCAGAACCACAGAGAACACGGAGAGCACAGAGCCCCACAGATAAATAGTGGGTATCGTGATCTCGGTATTTCTGGTTTTATTGCGTGATTGAATTTATAGATTGGCAGGGTTTTGCTCAGCAATCCTAAGCTTGATGGGATGTGTTTTTCAAGTTTACCCGTAGTTTAAATAAATTTTGCTATCGCTGTACTGGGCTATGAATTTCTGTGAAAACACGCCGAGTGGGGAACAAGCGGGGCGGGGGAGTGGTCAATTGCTGTTTGAGCGAAGCAAGTTGACGCGGCGCCGCTGTCCGCAACAATGGGATTTTGTGTTTTAGAGATCGCCTTCTTTGCGTATTAGGATTTCTGGCAAAGCAAAAATCAAATACTTTGCGGGGGATTCCCGCAGCAAAATTACCGTGCCGCAGGCACATAAACCTTGAGAGTCAAATGACCGAAGCCCTACACCCTGTCGATCAACTGATCCTCGCCTTACCTAAAACCGAGCTGCATCTGCATATCGAAGGCACTTTAGAGCCTGAAATGATGTTCGAGCTGGCGCAAAAAAATGGCATTACTCTGCCTTACGCCAATGTTGAAGAAGTTCGTGCTGCGTATTCCTTTGATAATCTGCAATCGTTTTTAGATTTGTACTATGCCGGTGCCAGCGTGCTGGTGACCGAAGAAGATTTCTACGATCTGACCTGGGCCTATTGCGAGCGCGCTTATAGTGACCATATTGTGCATATCGAGATCTTTTTTGATCCGCAAACGCATACCGCGCGCGGTATTGATATTGGCACGGTGATTTTTGGCATTACCCGCGCCCTGCAAGATGCCACTGATAAACTGGGCATTAGCTCCAGGCTGATTCTGTGTTTTTTGCGTCATTTATCCGAAGCCGATGGTCAGGCTACTCTGGAAGCAGCGCTGCCTTACCTCGCGCAAATCGATGGCGTGGGCTTAGATTCCAGCGAGCTGGGCCATCCGCCTGCCAAATTTCAGAAACTATTCAAACGCTGCCGCGATCTGGGCCTGCCTGCCGTGGCCCATGCCGGTGAAGAAGGCCCTGCCTCCTATATCACCGAGGCCCTGGATCTTTTGGGCGCTGCGCGTATTGATCATGGTGTGCGCTGCACCGATGATGCCGCCTTAGTGGTGCGCCTTGCCACCGAGCGTATTCCACTAACGGTTTGCCCGCTCTCCAATTTAAAGCTCTGCGTGGTGGACGATTTAGCCAAACATAATCTGCGTAATTTGTTGGCAGCAGGCCTGTGCGCCATGGTGAATTCGGATGATCCGGCGTATTTTGGTGGCTATCTTAATGCTAATTTACTTGCTTGCCGTGCCGCGCTGGATTTATCTGCCAGCGAGGTCATCCAATTGATTAATCACAGTTTTGAGGCCTCCTGGCTACCGGATGCAGACAAAGCGCGCTGGCGTGCCGAAGTTTTACGTATTGCCTGTATCGCCAAATGAGCATGCTTAGCCGATGTTTGCAAGCTGTAGCCGGGATTGCCAGTGCCTTGGTGGCGGCATGCAGCTCACAGCCCGCTATGCAAATTGAAAACGGCCGACTTATTCCTCCCTCAGGGCATGGTTATGTGGTGCTGTCTTTAAGCTTGCAATCTTTGTCATCAGATCAGGCGCAATTACAAGTGGTATTGGCCGGGGCAGACAGCAAGCACAGCCTGCGCGCCGATATCAGCCGCGATGTGATCAGCGGGCCAGATACCGAAACACGCGGGCGCTTATGGGTTTTACCGCTGGCGGCGGGTAACTACACGGTGAGTGAAGCGTGGGGAGAATGGGCGGTAAAAGGATCGAACGGCAGGGGTGCTCAGCCGCACTTTAAAATAGCGCGGCCGTTTCAAATTGCCGCTGGTGAAGTGCTGTACCTGGGCGAGATCAACGCCCAGCTTAATTTTGCCCCGGCCCTGAGTTATAGCGATCAGACGCCGCGTGATTTTTATCAACTGAAACAGTGGGGCGTGCAGGATATCAGCAGCATTAATACCCGCTTATTGTGAGGTGGCCCATGTTTAAAAGTTTAATTCTCAGCTGCGTTTTATTTTTAAGCGCCTGTGCCAGCGTACCTGTGGCCGTGATGCAAGGCCGGTTAGCCCCTCCGGTGGGGCAGGGCTATGTTGTCGTGGCCCTAACGCTTAACTCCTTTGATCAGGATGGTGCAAATGCATGGCTGCGTTTGGAAGGCTCGCAAGGGCGTGCCGATTTAAACGCCAGTATTTTGCACGACACGATCACTGCGCCCAATAAAAATGCTACCGGCAAGCTGCACATACTAAGCCTGCCGCCTGGTCAGTACACTGCAGTAAGTGCAGTAGGCTATTGGAGATACACCGCTGCAGGCTGGCCGCAGCAAAGGCATGAACAATTGCCGATCGGGCAAAGTTTTGAAGTCAAGGCTGGTGAAGTCATCTACCTGGGTGAAGTGCATCTGGCGCTGAATTTTCAATCCAGTCTGATTATCAGCGATCAGCACGAACGTGATTTTTACGCGCTGGGCCAGCAGTACGGCATCAGCGACACCAGCAATATTAAAACTCGCTTACTCAGCAACCCGGTTCGGTAAGCCTCAACATCAGTAAGACAGGACTTGAAATGCTTAACTTTGACGATGAAATCAGCAGCCCGGCTACCGAAATCAATCTGGATGCCGCTACCGCGAAACGCGTAAAAGCCTCAGACAAGCGCGTGATTAATGGCACCACCGACGTGAATCAGCTGGTGCCGTTCCAGCATAAATGGGCATGGGAAAAATACCTGGCGCAGTGTGCAAACCACTGGATGCCGCAAGAAGTAAACATGCAGCGCGATATTGAACTCTGGAAAAGCCCGAACGGCCTGACTGATGACGAGCGCCGTCTGGTTAAACGCAATCTGGGTTTCTTTGTTACCGCTGACAGCCTGGCTGCCAACAACATCGTTTTGGGTACATACCGCCAGATCACTTCGCCAGAATGCCGTCAGTTTTTACTGCGCCAGGCTTTCGACGAAGCCATCCATACCCATGCTTATCAATACATCGTTGAATCTTTGGGTTTGGACGAGGGTGAAGTCTTCAACGCCTACAACGAAGTGGCCTCGATCCGTGATAAAGATGAATTTCTGATTCCTTTTATCAATATCCTGACCGACCCAAGCTTTAAAACCGGCACGCTGGAAACAGATCAGCAATTGCTGCGCTCCATCATCGTGTTCGCCTGCATTATGGAAGGGCTGTTCTTCTATGTGGGCTTTGTGCAAATTCTGGCGCTGGGCCGTCAGAACAAAATGACCGGTGCCGCCGAGCAATACCAATACATCCTGCGCGATGAATCCATGCACTGCAATTTTGGTATTGATCTGATCAACACCATCAAAATGGAAAACCCACAGCTGTGGACCGAAGAATTCAAGGCCGAAATTTATGGCCTATTCAAGCGCGGTGTAGAGCTGGAATACGCCTACGCAGAAGACACCATGCCCCGCGGCGTGCTGGGCCTCAATGCTTCGCAATTCAAAGAATATTTACGTTTTATCGCCAACCGCCGTTTGCAACAAATCGGCCTGGAGCCGATGTTCCCGGGCGTGACTAATCCATTCCCATGGATGAGCGAGATGATTGATTTGAAGAAAGAGAAGAATTTCTTTGAGACTAGGGTTACTGAGTATCAGACTGGTGGGGCTTTGAGCTGGGATTAGTTTTTTTTTATTTAAAAGGTTGCCATACAGGCAACCTTTTTTATTGATTATTAGAAGGTAATTAATGAAAAATAAATTAATGGATGTTTTTACCCCGACTAGACCTGCTCGATTGACATTCGTTGATCGTTTGAAAGTGAACGACCGGATTGTTCGTGCATTACAAATGCCAGGTATGCAGGTTGTGATCTATGGGTACTCTGGATCAGGAAAAACCACTCTTATTGAAAAAAAATTATTTGAAGTATATGAAAAGCATATTCGTACTAATTGTATGAAAGATATGACTTTTGATCAGGTGGTTCTTGATGCTTTCGATCAATTAGGTGATTTTTATTGCGAAAAAATTACCGATCTTAGCAAGAAAAAAATTGATGCAGCTATTCATGCATCTTATTTAGGTATTAAGGCAATTATTGGAGGGAGTGTTGAGTTAAATGATGGTCAAGAGTTTAAAAGGATCCTACCTCCTCAACTTACCCCCAGAGTTTAGCTAGATTTATGGGGGCTGCAGGCTATTGTTGGGTTTTAGAAGATTTTCATAAAGTGGCAGAGGAGCATAAAGAGAGTTTGGCCCAAATGATGAAAGTTTTCATGGATGTGTCAGATAAGTATGAAAATTTAAAAATTGTAGCTATTGGGGCTGTTAATACAGCAAGAGAAATAGTTAGGTATGACCGTGAAATGCGGAGGCGAGTGTCTGAAATTCATGTTGAGCTAATGAGTGATGCAGAAATTGAAGAAATTATTGCAAAAGGGGAAATAAACCTTAATGTTAAATTTAGTGAACGTGTGAAATCGGATATTGTTCATTATTCAAATGGATTGGCGGCAATATGTCATCGGTTATGCTATATTCTTTGCGATATAGAGCAAATATATGAAACATTAGATGATGCTCCTTATGAGATTGACGATATTTCTCCTGCTGTTGAAGAGTATTTAAAAGAAGAGTCGGATACTATCAAATGCTCGCTTGATAAAGCATTAAAAGCAAAAGGTGCAGAAGATGTTTTAAGGGTAATTTCAAGCAACGGTCGAGAAGGTATGACTATTGAAATTATTCATGATAAATTGTTAGAATTGTCTGTAAAAATTAAAACCGATAAATTATTGGCTGTTTTGAATGATTTGGTTTTAGAGAAATATGGTGAAATTATTAAATTAGATTTGGATTCTGGCCGGTATGCATTTTCTGATCCATTTCTACACAGTTTTTCTAGAGTTTTTTTTGAAGAGAAGGATAATAGAGAGTCAAGTTCTCGCTTGAGTGAAAGGGAAATGATTTCTTTGTTAAATACTGCAATGAGGGCAATGATTGCAAGGAGTAAATCACTAGGTGTTGATAGCCATAGTGGTGATGCAGATAGTCAGAGTGAAGATGATCTACGAACTAATACTGAAGCAGATAGTAGATAGCTTAGCTCGGTAGGTTGGGCATGTTTTATCGGCACAACGTGTAATGGTCAATAGGCCGCTTTGCTGAATAAATCGCTTAAGTTGGCCTGTTTTCTTTGAAATATAGTGAATTGATGGTGTGTTTGATTTTTGGTTTTTTAGTGCCTTCGGCACGTTGATTTTGGAGCGGTAGCCACCGTGGGGGCGTTCTTTTCTTGAACGGCCAAGAAAAGAACCAAAAGAAGGCCGCCCCGACCAGCACGAAATCCCCTCACTGCGGATAATCGGCTCGGCAACAAAGGCTGCGCGCTCGCTGCCTCGCTACCCCTTTGCCGAAACCCCGAGCCGCTTATTCCTCGCTTCGGCGTGCTTCAAGGGGAGACTCAAGCCCCGTGCGATGCGTTGTGATATTGATTGGCTGGTTTTGATTATTATCTGAAGCTAAAGCTAAAATTAGAATTAAATTAAATATAAATTGTTAAATTCTGTCTTTTTTTTGCGATACTATTATTTATTTATTTATTTATTTATTGTTTTGTATTGTTAGCAATTTGATTTATTAATTATTTCAAAAATCGTCGCACGGGGCTTAAGTTTCCCCTTGAAGCACGCCGAGGCGAGGAACAAGCGGGCGGGGTTTCGGCGAGGACTGTCTGAGCGAAGCGAGTTCCGCAGCCGCCGCTCGATAGTCCGCAGACGAGGGGTCTTCGTGCTTCGTGGGGCGGCCTTCTTTTGGTTCTTTTCTTAGCCGTTAAGAAAAGAGCGCCCCAGCGGGGGCACCCGCACCTAAATCAACGTGCCGAAGGCACTAAATACGTGAAACTCCGTGTTTCAAGATGTGAGTTTTGCTATTTGGAGGGAGGCATTTATTGAGTGGGTTTGTTGTGTAGATCATGCCGGGTATAAACCCTCTCCTGCCCCATTAGCCATTTGGCAATATCCTGTTCCCATGTATATGAGGGGATGTGGAGGGCGGTTTGGGGGTTGGCCCATAGGGTGAATATTATGGCGGTGAGTGATAGCGGGATGAGTTTTTTGAGTGGTGAGGGTTTGGGGATGCGTGCCTTCCAGAAGGGGTGGATCACCATATAGCCCAGCAGCCAGCCTGTGATCACTTCGCTGCTGCTGTGTGCGTTCACTTCAAGGCGTGACCAGCCGATAATTGCGGCAATGAAAAGGCCCAGGGCGATGCCGGGTTTACTGAAATAACCTTCTTTATTGACCAGCACCCAGCCGGATAAAACGGGTAGGATGGCGGTTGAAAGCAGGGTGTGGCCGCTAAAGCCTATAAAATCGATGGCAGAGATGCCTAGGCCCGCAGCAAAAAATGCGATTTTGCTGGCAAGTGTGATGATCGTGGCGAGCAGCAGGCGTAAGGCAAATTGGGCGCATAGCGAGTGGGCACGCATGAGGGCCAGCCCCAGGAGCAGGGCCAGGGCAAGAGGCAGGAGCAGGCCTGCTTCACCCAGGCGGGTAATAGAAAACCAGTTCAATTGCATAGGGGTTTTTTCTGTAAAAAAGTGCAGGGCAGCATGATAGCGCGTACTTGATGACTTTATCTGTTTTTGTCGGGGGCTGGAGTAGTGGAGCTGCCAGGAGGGTTTAGGTTAAAATGTCTGCTTATTTATCAGTTTTTTTGCCCCTTTTCAAGGCGCTCTGTTGTGTGTAGTTAGAAATTGAGTATTGCTGCCTGTACAAATATTTAGGGGAGCATTTTAATTCAGAGGGCCCTGCTTAGGGGAGTGTATTTTGTTTTATTATTTTCGTGCAGCCAGGAGGGCTGTATTTGAAATGCGAGTTGACAAAAATCTGCGGGTAGTCATTTAATTAGTGTTTTTTTTAAGCAAAAATATCAACTCATCCTTTTTATTTCGCTTTGTGATTTTTCCCCAATAAAGGTATTTTGTAAAATATCATCTGCAAGAATAAACCCTGATAGGGTAATGTTTTTCAATATTTATTGAATAATTTTTTTATTTTATTTATATTGCAGGTAATGGATATTTTACGTGTAAAAAATGCCAAATCAATTTATTGCTGCTATTGTAAGGCTCTTGAATTGCTTTGTTTGGTACTTTACAATTTGACGCAGGTGATTTTTATATATCTCGTTTGAATTTGCTACTTAGGTAGGGGTTTTTTTGTAAATCCCCCTGAATTGAGAGTCAAAATGAAATGCTTCTTTTTGCGTTCGGTGTTTGGATTGGTGTGTGTTAGTGCCTCATCTGTAGCATGGGCCGCTGAAGTTTTGCGGGTTTTGGCCTGGCCGGGATATGCGGACAACGACTGGATCAGCGAGTTTGAAAAGCGCTTTGATGCACGTGTTGAAGTAACTTTTATCGATACAGATGAAGCTCTGTGGGAAAAGGTAAGTAAAAACAGAGGGGAGAATTTTGATGTTTTTGCTGCCAACACGGCAGAAATGCAGCGTTATATTGATCAGGCGATTGCCGCACCAATTAAATCCTCCCGCATTCCCAATACTAAAAACCAGCTGAGCAGATTCAGAGGTGCAAATAAAATATCCGGTATTAACAGGGATGGTTATTTATATGCTATTCCATTTGTATATTCTGAAATGGGCCTGATTTATGATAAAAACCAGATTAAGCAAGCACCTGTTTCCATGAGTGAATTATGGAATAAAAAATACCAGGGTAAAATTGTTTTACATGAGGGGAGTAATCATAATTTCAGCTTTACCGCACTGGCTATCGGGATTAAAGATCCATTTAATTTAAACCGGCAAGAAATGGCCCGCTCGGTAAACAGATTACTTGAATTACGCGATCAGAAGCCATTTTTTTATAACAGCCCGGAGGAAGGAACTCAGGCTTTTATAAAAAACAAAGCGGCTTTAATGTTTGCAAATTATGGCTTGCAGCAGCTTAAATTGTTACGCGCTGTCGGGGCAGATGTTGGCTATATTGTGCCCAAAGAAGGGGCACTGGCCTGGCTGGATTGCTGGGCAATCAGTATGAAAGCCAAAAATAAATCGCTGGCAGAAAACTGGATTAATTTTATGCTGGATAAATCAGTTAGTAACGAATTAACCCAGCGCCAGGGGTTGACCAATACACTGACTCCATCGCATTTAACTGCACGCGATAAAATTATCTGGATTCAGTCATCGGAAGATTTTTCTTTGCGATCCCAGTATTGGGATCGGATTCGTTTGGGTAATGCCAGAGGCGGTAATAATCAGCTTAAAAGATCAGGATCTAATGTTGCCGTGCAATAGATGGCCAACGTGGCACCTGTGTGTAAACACTAATTTTTAGGCTTATTTTTCAGGTGGGCGATGTGAAAAGCGTGCCGCCAGCCATAAGCCGCTGTGCTTCATCGCATAG comes from Iodobacter ciconiae and encodes:
- a CDS encoding phosphatase PAP2 family protein, encoding MQLNWFSITRLGEAGLLLPLALALLLGLALMRAHSLCAQFALRLLLATIITLASKIAFFAAGLGISAIDFIGFSGHTLLSTAILPVLSGWVLVNKEGYFSKPGIALGLFIAAIIGWSRLEVNAHSSSEVITGWLLGYMVIHPFWKARIPKPSPLKKLIPLSLTAIIFTLWANPQTALHIPSYTWEQDIAKWLMGQERVYTRHDLHNKPTQ
- a CDS encoding adenosine deaminase, with translation MTEALHPVDQLILALPKTELHLHIEGTLEPEMMFELAQKNGITLPYANVEEVRAAYSFDNLQSFLDLYYAGASVLVTEEDFYDLTWAYCERAYSDHIVHIEIFFDPQTHTARGIDIGTVIFGITRALQDATDKLGISSRLILCFLRHLSEADGQATLEAALPYLAQIDGVGLDSSELGHPPAKFQKLFKRCRDLGLPAVAHAGEEGPASYITEALDLLGAARIDHGVRCTDDAALVVRLATERIPLTVCPLSNLKLCVVDDLAKHNLRNLLAAGLCAMVNSDDPAYFGGYLNANLLACRAALDLSASEVIQLINHSFEASWLPDADKARWRAEVLRIACIAK
- a CDS encoding ribonucleotide-diphosphate reductase subunit beta — translated: MLNFDDEISSPATEINLDAATAKRVKASDKRVINGTTDVNQLVPFQHKWAWEKYLAQCANHWMPQEVNMQRDIELWKSPNGLTDDERRLVKRNLGFFVTADSLAANNIVLGTYRQITSPECRQFLLRQAFDEAIHTHAYQYIVESLGLDEGEVFNAYNEVASIRDKDEFLIPFINILTDPSFKTGTLETDQQLLRSIIVFACIMEGLFFYVGFVQILALGRQNKMTGAAEQYQYILRDESMHCNFGIDLINTIKMENPQLWTEEFKAEIYGLFKRGVELEYAYAEDTMPRGVLGLNASQFKEYLRFIANRRLQQIGLEPMFPGVTNPFPWMSEMIDLKKEKNFFETRVTEYQTGGALSWD
- a CDS encoding extracellular solute-binding protein — translated: MKCFFLRSVFGLVCVSASSVAWAAEVLRVLAWPGYADNDWISEFEKRFDARVEVTFIDTDEALWEKVSKNRGENFDVFAANTAEMQRYIDQAIAAPIKSSRIPNTKNQLSRFRGANKISGINRDGYLYAIPFVYSEMGLIYDKNQIKQAPVSMSELWNKKYQGKIVLHEGSNHNFSFTALAIGIKDPFNLNRQEMARSVNRLLELRDQKPFFYNSPEEGTQAFIKNKAALMFANYGLQQLKLLRAVGADVGYIVPKEGALAWLDCWAISMKAKNKSLAENWINFMLDKSVSNELTQRQGLTNTLTPSHLTARDKIIWIQSSEDFSLRSQYWDRIRLGNARGGNNQLKRSGSNVAVQ